A portion of the Streptomyces rishiriensis genome contains these proteins:
- a CDS encoding class-III pyridoxal-phosphate-dependent aminotransferase — translation MPDFEVVGTQGPWLHLAGGARIFDGSSGLLCTNVGQSSPKVHARIERQFFRYSFGGAAVVQPHIQMELMERLCRAVGRPDDSVALTTCGTLGVEVALGLARNITRVRDGKRRGDILTSTLSYHGMSALTLALAGNHARRPRPQDALGLCPGFPAPYPPTHAHTDRDCDASCADEIAKEIDRRGAEHVAAVLLEPINGTTGGGFVPPDGYLRRVSEICRERDVLVIHDEVLTGMWRTGTPLASHHWDGCEPDIVILSKGLGGGYTSVGAVLVSPELARWVRHEDCDPLPAMGTMATHPLMAAACLGVLDELEEMDFVAFAARGHRLGEAMTSLKGAGPVRDIRGRGFLYGMEVAPGKLWSVMKAVEDRGVFFYPFTGAGEPESEGLVVAPPLTSTDEDIEFLSTALSGALDAVS, via the coding sequence ATGCCGGACTTCGAGGTCGTGGGAACACAGGGCCCATGGCTGCACCTTGCGGGCGGCGCCCGGATCTTCGACGGATCGAGCGGGCTGCTCTGCACCAACGTGGGCCAGAGCAGCCCCAAGGTCCACGCCCGGATAGAGAGGCAATTCTTCCGCTACTCCTTCGGCGGCGCCGCCGTCGTCCAGCCCCACATCCAAATGGAACTGATGGAACGTCTGTGCCGCGCCGTGGGCCGGCCTGACGACTCCGTAGCACTGACCACGTGCGGGACGCTCGGCGTCGAGGTGGCCTTGGGCCTGGCGCGGAACATCACCCGGGTACGCGACGGGAAGCGGCGCGGGGACATCCTGACCTCGACCTTGAGCTACCACGGGATGTCGGCGCTCACCCTCGCCCTGGCCGGCAACCACGCCCGCAGGCCCCGCCCGCAGGACGCTCTCGGGCTCTGCCCCGGCTTCCCAGCGCCCTACCCGCCGACGCACGCCCACACGGACCGCGACTGCGACGCCTCGTGCGCCGACGAGATCGCGAAGGAGATCGACCGCCGCGGGGCCGAGCACGTCGCCGCGGTACTGCTCGAGCCCATCAACGGGACCACGGGCGGCGGCTTCGTGCCGCCCGACGGCTACCTTCGGCGGGTCTCGGAGATCTGCCGAGAGCGAGACGTCCTGGTGATCCACGACGAGGTGCTGACCGGGATGTGGCGCACCGGAACCCCGCTCGCCAGCCATCACTGGGACGGCTGCGAACCCGACATAGTGATCCTGTCCAAGGGTCTGGGCGGCGGATACACGAGTGTCGGCGCGGTGCTGGTGTCACCCGAGCTGGCCCGGTGGGTCCGGCACGAGGACTGCGACCCGCTGCCCGCGATGGGCACCATGGCCACCCATCCCCTCATGGCAGCCGCGTGCCTGGGTGTCCTGGACGAGCTGGAGGAGATGGACTTCGTCGCCTTCGCAGCGCGTGGCCACCGCCTCGGGGAGGCCATGACGTCGCTGAAAGGTGCCGGGCCGGTGCGGGACATCCGCGGGCGCGGATTCCTCTACGGGATGGAGGTCGCCCCGGGAAAGCTCTGGTCCGTGATGAAGGCCGTGGAGGACCGAGGCGTGTTCTTCTACCCGTTCACCGGCGCCGGGGAGCCCGAGAGCGAAGGGCTCGTCGTCGCGCCCCCGCTGACGTCGACGGACGAGGACATCGAGTTCCTATCCACCGCGCTGTCCGGCGCGCTGGACGCCGTGAGCTGA
- a CDS encoding zinc-dependent metalloprotease, which produces MNITVHHGAGGRFDDLAQRLETVAAETAPLVEVVTVLVLPDTVVIRTLSPRAWLKVHQRRSARLRRDEARGLRAPRRRRRQAKVQHYIQCNGRHRIWPLIGAQVVDFRQGQFELVILPQSVHEAGQLNDQEVLTKVVCHELTHVAQHATDDGAMWRLQDSYYPELRGIADRDYGFLVEGHAYWADRQITAKLLGAPVSLKEISPHATHRYRDLADTLQRAETLQYFTRAVDSVEEIVTTHGLDAFNGVWHRPDLVPTREEASAPVGWMQRFG; this is translated from the coding sequence ATGAACATCACCGTCCACCATGGCGCAGGCGGCAGATTCGACGACCTGGCGCAGCGCCTTGAGACCGTCGCCGCCGAAACCGCCCCGCTCGTCGAAGTGGTGACGGTGCTGGTACTGCCCGACACGGTGGTCATCCGGACCCTGTCCCCGCGCGCATGGCTGAAGGTGCACCAGCGCCGCAGCGCACGGCTGCGGCGGGACGAAGCCCGTGGGCTGCGCGCACCACGAAGGCGCAGGCGCCAGGCGAAGGTTCAGCACTACATCCAGTGCAACGGCCGGCACCGGATCTGGCCCCTGATCGGCGCCCAGGTCGTCGACTTCCGCCAAGGCCAGTTCGAGCTGGTGATCCTGCCCCAGTCCGTGCACGAGGCCGGGCAGCTCAACGACCAGGAGGTGCTCACCAAGGTCGTCTGCCACGAGCTGACCCATGTCGCCCAGCACGCCACGGACGACGGTGCGATGTGGCGGCTACAGGACAGCTACTACCCGGAGCTGCGAGGCATAGCCGACCGCGACTACGGCTTCCTCGTGGAAGGGCACGCCTACTGGGCCGACCGGCAGATCACAGCCAAGCTCCTTGGCGCCCCGGTGTCGCTGAAGGAGATCAGCCCGCACGCGACTCACCGCTACAGAGACCTTGCCGACACCCTCCAACGCGCCGAGACGCTCCAGTACTTCACCAGGGCCGTCGACAGCGTTGAAGAGATCGTCACCACGCACGGCCTCGACGCTTTCAACGGGGTCTGGCACCGTCCCGACCTCGTTCCGACCCGTGAGGAGGCCAGCGCACCCGTCGGCTGGATGCAGCGTTTCGGATGA
- a CDS encoding helix-turn-helix domain-containing protein, with the protein MRWELKARAAVRGITTSAEVRRRLAAAGLRVSAGKMSGLWSGTPLSVRLDDLEVICAVLGCGPSDLLVADPAPPAGPPAGPPAGPPAGPPGGTGVLGASAARPGPAAAHGTVPATSAQPCTGPAARAGVRRLVPPL; encoded by the coding sequence ATGCGGTGGGAGTTGAAGGCGCGGGCGGCCGTGCGGGGGATCACCACGTCGGCGGAGGTACGCCGGCGGCTGGCCGCGGCGGGCCTGCGGGTCAGCGCGGGCAAGATGTCGGGGCTGTGGTCGGGTACGCCCCTCTCGGTCCGCCTGGACGACCTGGAGGTCATCTGCGCGGTGCTGGGCTGCGGGCCCTCGGACCTGCTGGTGGCCGATCCGGCGCCGCCCGCCGGACCGCCCGCCGGACCGCCCGCCGGACCGCCCGCCGGACCGCCGGGCGGCACCGGTGTGCTCGGGGCCAGCGCGGCGCGGCCCGGGCCCGCCGCTGCGCACGGGACGGTTCCGGCAACATCCGCGCAGCCGTGCACCGGGCCGGCGGCGCGGGCGGGGGTGCGCCGGCTGGTGCCGCCGCTGTGA
- a CDS encoding tyrosine-type recombinase/integrase, whose protein sequence is MAGIQVVVGLPAGGGVVVLRLVGSVSGDGGDGGGGGVGEEGFEGELVDRFVLAGLGAGFSDGSLAQDRAAVAGLRSFTGCRLWAVQAADVDGWLVYLRRERGLARSTVFDQVCRVARFYDFLLGRYQRAVYERTGYVLVQPVDEFNRPGRPAGGVVRVPPLAREVAALFGGWRRELPGARKYLPAVRSYVVASLWWRVGLRIGESVMLEVGDWYPDLGARGRLHVRYGKGSGGRGPRQRLVPAIDGVDVLLGWWLAEVRPYFGDDCDDPRAPMFPSERRGRDGRRARAGAQTGRAALADAVQRHLPAWSGRLTPHVLRHACASALYERGVDLKAIQDLLGHAWLSTTTGYIHVPSGHIERAWDRANARVAGRLGGGEVR, encoded by the coding sequence GTGGCCGGTATCCAGGTGGTGGTGGGGTTGCCGGCTGGGGGAGGGGTTGTGGTGTTGAGGCTGGTGGGGTCGGTGTCCGGTGACGGTGGTGACGGTGGTGGTGGTGGGGTGGGGGAGGAGGGGTTTGAGGGGGAGTTGGTGGATCGGTTTGTGCTGGCGGGGTTGGGGGCGGGGTTTTCGGACGGGTCGCTGGCGCAGGACCGGGCGGCGGTGGCGGGGTTGCGGTCGTTCACGGGGTGCCGGCTGTGGGCGGTTCAGGCGGCGGATGTGGATGGGTGGCTGGTGTATCTGCGCCGGGAGCGGGGGCTGGCGCGTTCCACGGTGTTCGACCAGGTGTGCAGGGTCGCCCGTTTCTATGATTTCCTGCTGGGCCGTTATCAGAGGGCGGTGTATGAGCGGACCGGGTATGTGCTGGTGCAGCCGGTGGACGAGTTCAACCGGCCGGGCCGGCCGGCCGGGGGTGTGGTGCGGGTGCCGCCGTTGGCGCGGGAGGTGGCTGCCTTGTTCGGGGGGTGGCGCCGGGAGCTGCCCGGGGCGCGGAAGTATCTGCCGGCGGTGCGCAGTTATGTGGTGGCGTCGCTGTGGTGGCGGGTGGGGCTGCGGATCGGTGAGTCGGTGATGCTCGAGGTCGGTGACTGGTATCCGGACCTGGGAGCCAGGGGCAGGCTGCATGTCCGCTACGGCAAGGGCAGTGGGGGGCGGGGGCCGCGGCAGCGGCTGGTGCCGGCCATCGACGGGGTGGATGTGCTGCTGGGCTGGTGGCTTGCCGAGGTCCGCCCGTATTTCGGGGACGACTGTGACGATCCGCGGGCGCCGATGTTTCCCAGCGAGCGCCGTGGCCGCGACGGGCGGCGTGCGCGGGCGGGCGCGCAGACCGGGCGGGCGGCGCTGGCCGATGCGGTGCAGCGCCATCTGCCGGCCTGGTCTGGGCGGCTGACGCCGCATGTGCTGCGCCACGCGTGTGCGTCGGCGTTGTATGAGCGCGGCGTCGATCTGAAGGCGATCCAGGACCTTTTGGGTCATGCGTGGCTGTCGACCACGACGGGCTACATCCATGTGCCGAGCGGGCACATCGAGCGGGCGTGGGACCGGGCCAATGCGCGGGTGGCGGGCCGGCTGGGCGGCGGGGAGGTGCGCTGA